From a single Neosynechococcus sphagnicola sy1 genomic region:
- a CDS encoding ferredoxin-thioredoxin reductase variable chain: protein MSDDAEAFPVGTRVRVKKSVVVYHHPEHRNQPFDVLGLEGTVEAVVQEWEGRPVSANLPYQVKFYPKFKGHFQASELETLP, encoded by the coding sequence ATGAGTGACGATGCTGAAGCTTTTCCGGTAGGGACGCGCGTCCGTGTCAAGAAGTCTGTTGTTGTTTACCATCACCCAGAACATCGCAATCAACCCTTCGATGTGCTGGGTCTAGAGGGGACGGTGGAAGCGGTAGTTCAGGAATGGGAAGGGAGACCTGTCAGTGCCAATTTACCGTACCAGGTGAAATTTTATCCCAAGTTTAAGGGGCATTTCCAAGCCAGCGAGTTAGAGACGTTGCCCTAA